In Saccharomyces cerevisiae S288C chromosome XV, complete sequence, the following proteins share a genomic window:
- the PMT3 gene encoding dolichyl-phosphate-mannose-protein mannosyltransferase PMT3 (Protein O-mannosyltransferase; transfers mannose residues from dolichyl phosphate-D-mannose to protein serine/threonine residues; acts in a complex with Pmt5p, can instead interact with Pmt1p in some conditions; antifungal drug target; PMT3 has a paralog, PMT2, that arose from the whole genome duplication), with protein sequence MPYRVATGYSEKSTDDDLIWRTPIVKEELEDADNFLKDDAELYDKVKNESAVSHLDTIVMPIIFTVLGMFTRMYKIGRNNHVVWDEAHFGKFGSYYLRHEFYHDVHPPLGKMLVGLSGYLAGYNGSWDFPSGEVYPDYIDYVKMRLFQAMFSSLCVPLAYFTGRAIGFSRLSVWLFTILVIFENSYATLGKFILLDSMLLFFTVSSYFCLAKFHTMRKSPFSARWWLWLCLTGLNLGCAISVKMVGLFIISVVGIYTISELWNLLSDRSVSWKVYVNHWLARIFGLIIIPVCVFLLCFKIHFDLLSNSGPGDSTMPSLFQASLNGTKVGKGPRDVALGSSIISIKNQALGGALLHSHVQPFPEGSEQQQVTVYGYSDANNEWFFQRIRGVEPWTDAENKTIEFVKGGEMYRLMHRLTGKNLHTHEVPAPISKSEYEVSAYGDVDLGDYKDNWIIEIVEQVGEEDPTLLHPLSTSFRIKNSILGCYLAQSGKHLPEWGFRQGEVVCLKHASKRDKRTWWNIETHENERLPQGEDFVYPKTSFFRNFMQLNSAMMATNNALVPNPEKFDGIASSAWQWPTLNVGVRLCEWSEKSIKYFLLGSPASVWPSSIAVCALIIHVIFLTLKWQRQCVILSDPVERDVFVMAAFYPLLAWLLHYMPFVVMSRVVYAHHYLPTLYFALMILSYYFDMITKRWATRNTGKFLRLGAYIVYGSIVIAGFFYFSPFSFGMDGPVDDYAYLAWLPTWQIVEDIRNT encoded by the coding sequence ATGCCGTACAGAGTGGCGACGGGCTACAGTGAAAAAAGTACTGACGATGATTTGATATGGAGAACGCCAATAGTAAAAGAGGAACTCGAGGATGCTGACAACTTTTTAAAGGATGATGCCGAGTTGTATGATAAAGTCAAGAACGAGAGTGCAGTATCACACCTGGATACCATAGTTATGCCGATCATTTTCACGGTACTGGGCATGTTCACTAGAATGTACAAGATTGGTCGTAATAATCATGTGGTCTGGGATGAAGCTCATTTTGGTAAGTTCGGCTCTTACTATCTGAGACACGAATTTTACCATGATGTTCATCCACCTTTAGGTAAAATGCTTGTTGGACTGTCTGGTTATTTGGCTGGCTACAATGGTTCTTGGGACTTCCCATCTGGTGAGGTTTATCCCGACTATATCGATTATGTGAAAATGAGGTTATTTCAAGCaatgttttcatcattGTGTGTGCCACTAGCCTATTTCACAGGAAGGGCTATCGGATTTTCTAGGCTGAGTGTTTGGCTATTTACCATTCTAGTAATTTTTGAGAATTCGTATGCAACATTAGGCAAGTTCATTCTCCTTGATTCAATGCTACTTTTCTTTACCGTCTCTTCTTACTTTTGCCTTGCCAAGTTCCATACTATGAGAAAGTCTCCCTTTTCGGCTAGGTGGTGGCTATGGTTGTGCCTCACTGGGTTGAATTTGGGTTGCGCTATATCTGTGAAAATGGTAGgtcttttcatcatcagtgTAGTAGGAATTTACACCATCAGTGAACTATGGAATCTCCTAAGTGATAGATCGGTGTCTTGGAAGGTTTATGTCAACCATTGGCTAGCAAGAATATTCGGGCTTATCATCATTCCTGTTTGCGTTTTTTTGTTATGCTTCAAAATCCATTTTGATCTGCTGTCCAACTCAGGGCCCGGCGACTCTACCATGCCATCATTATTTCAAGCCAGTCTGAACGGTACAAAAGTTGGTAAGGGACCACGTGATGTTGCTTTGGGTTCTTCTATTATTTCCATCAAAAATCAAGCGTTGGGAGGCGCTTTATTACATTCTCATGTCCAACCATTCCCAGAAGGTTCTGAGCAACAGCAAGTAACTGTCTATGGTTACAGTGATGCTAACAATGAATggttttttcaaagaatcaGAGGAGTAGAGCCTTGGACTGATGCTGAGAACAAGACAATTGAGTTTGTAAAGGGTGGCGAAATGTATAGATTAATGCATCGCCTAACAGGCAAGAATCTACACACCCATGAAGTCCCAGCGCCTATATCGAAAAGTGAATATGAAGTTTCTGCTTACGGAGATGTAGACTTAGGTGACTACAAAGATAACTGGATTATAGAAATCGTGGAACAAGTAGGGGAAGAAGATCCAACACTACTACACCCGCTATCCACATCTTTCCGTATTAAAAATTCTATACTGGGTTGCTATTTAGCTCAGTCAGGTAAACATTTACCAGAATGGGGTTTCAGGCAAGGTGAAGTTGTCTGTTTAAAACACGCCTCCAAAAGGGATAAGAGAACCTGGTGGAATATCGAAACacatgaaaatgaaagattGCCACAGGGAGAAGATTTCGTATATCCGAAGACTTCATTCTTCAGGAATTTCATGCAGTTAAATTCAGCAATGATGGCAACCAATAATGCTTTGGTACCAAACCCTGAAAAGTTTGATGGTATAGCTTCATCTGCCTGGCAATGGCCAACCTTGAACGTCGGGGTAAGATTATGCGAATGGAGTGAAAAATCTATAAAGTACTTCTTATTAGGATCTCCTGCGTCCGTCTGGCCCTCAAGCATCGCAGTTTGCGCACTGATAATACACGTTATATTCTTAACTCTGAAATGGCAGAGACAATGTGTTATCCTATCCGATCCAGTCGAACGTGACGTGTTCGTTATGGCAGCCTTTTATCCATTGCTTGCTTGGCTTTTACATTATATGCCATTCGTAGTGATGTCAAGAGTTGTATACGCTCACCACTATCTGCCCACCCTTTATTTTGCCTTAATGATCTTGTCATACTACTTCGATATGATTACCAAACGTTGGGCTACAAGAAACACTGGAAAATTTCTAAGGCTAGGAGCTTATATTGTATACGGATCAATCGTGATCGctggatttttttatttctctCCTTTTAGTTTTGGGATGGATGGTCCAGTAGATGATTACGCGTACTTGGCATGGCTACCTACGTGGCAGATTGTTGAAGATATACGTAACACATAG